The Bos indicus isolate NIAB-ARS_2022 breed Sahiwal x Tharparkar chromosome 28, NIAB-ARS_B.indTharparkar_mat_pri_1.0, whole genome shotgun sequence genome has a window encoding:
- the COMTD1 gene encoding catechol O-methyltransferase domain-containing protein 1: protein MTQPVPRISVPAALALGSAALGAAFASGLFLGRWFPPWRSRQEKRLLPPEDSPLWQYLLSRSIREHPALRSLRLLTLEQPQGDSMMTREQAQLLANLARLIKAKKALDLGTFTGYSALALALALPPAGCVVTCEVDAGPPELGRPLWRQAEEEHKIDLRLKPALETLDELLAAGEAGTFDVAVVDADKENCTAYYERCLQLLRPGGVLAVLSVLCQGEVLQPKPQDKAAQCVRNLNERILRDARVHISLLPLGDGLTLAFKI from the exons ATGACCCAGCCAGTACCCCGAATCTCTGTGCCCGCTGCGCTGGCCCTGGGCTCGGCCGCACTGGGCGCTGCTTTCGCCAGCGGCCTCTTTCTGG GGAGATGGTTCCCTCCTTGGCGATCCCGGCAAGAGAAGCGCCTGCTGCCGCCTGAGGACAGCCCCCTGTGGCAGTATCTGCTGAGCCGTTCCATACGGGAGCACCCGGCGCTGCGGAGCCTGCGGCTG CTGACCCTGGAGCAGCCACAGGGGGATTCCATGATGACCCGCGAACAGGCCCAGCTCTTGGCCAACCTGGCTCGCCTCATCAAGGCTAAGAAGGCACTGGACCTGG GCACTTTCACAGGCTACTCAGCCCTAGCGTTGGCCTTGGCCCTTCCCCCGGCTGGGTGCGTGGTGACCTGCGAGGTGGACGCAGGGCCCCCCGAGCTGGGGCGTCCCCTGTGGAGGCAG GCTGAAGAGGAGCACAAAATCGACCTTCGGTTGAAGCCCGCCCTGGAGACCCTGG ACGAGCTCCTGGCCGCAGGTGAGGCCGGCACCTTTGACGTCGCTGTGGTGGACGCCGATAAGGAAAACTGTACCGCCTACTATGAGCGGTGTCTGCAGCTGCTGCGACCCGGAGGTGTCCTCGCTGTGCTCAGT GTCCTGTGTCAAGGAGAGGTGTTGCAGCCTAAACCACAGGACAAGGCGGCCCAGTGTGTACGAAACCTGAACGAGCGCATTCTGCGGGATGCCAGGGTCCACATCAGCCTCCTGCCCCTGGGCGACGGCCTCACCTTAGCCTTCAAGATCTAG